In Stieleria varia, one genomic interval encodes:
- a CDS encoding O-antigen ligase family protein — MSRLAGSASVWGRVANAFCWLVALGLTSIAIWSAWDDGGGYLITQAVVAFALLGLVPVGLLSWWGRRNEQAATDDFSGAGSFSKSGQRSRRGLRIPLPVTLAMLVWLFALFQCCSLPWWALDLMSAGSAEAWRGIPETLVMEAGAAKLDVAGNLAQRSGASISVAPTFTRNALSVPAFFGIACWLGAMCVSRPRCVRLVILGTALAGGVFSFFGLADSLRLARDSEVELRQRLIISPVGAHDPFGPFVNNNTGAGYLNLSLGCALGGLAMIAGRTGWSSAGRKRRHLIQWINDWRAVAVVLLVTLLAAGVLGSQSRGGALGMLAGFGVLGLTKLKRGAIVNQILLGTVVVAVAWFLLSGLGIQDRTEQRLQTLTDGNALNDPRLRHWQDGLRAAWHYLWMGSGLGSYRFAYLPYQQSSGHPWFVNADGMHVEWLVEGGVWLWALLVTGLVSFIRVLRRQMLPNAFVSPSRATDVAALTTTMTFILPATLVTQSFDFGILQPPLLLTVAVLCGALVGIDGEVGGRISEARSEAGDDDALEMGTGNDAAESVRGGFRRIRLREGREFWRIPLRGASWLVGAAALVVLSVGLYWAALDLRDSAVVQRASLMHDRYLKYNASDLPDFEVAIEDVQTVLRRSPRHSEAHLVLAQLMIAQQRRLGAIYLIETEQVAAKDATRWVSPRNVRRAYHRFGQPTGVAIESLILPTQDVNVWLQAREHAMAALMLCPLDDRARIMLLELDMVHPQASASSQVLLEQAATLRCRNAETLRQLERLAAVYPGGDTIQWIQDVRRRLESEK, encoded by the coding sequence GTGTCGCGACTCGCTGGATCGGCGAGCGTCTGGGGCCGTGTGGCGAATGCGTTTTGTTGGCTGGTGGCATTGGGGCTGACTTCGATAGCGATTTGGTCTGCGTGGGATGACGGCGGCGGGTACTTGATCACACAGGCCGTTGTCGCGTTTGCGCTGTTGGGACTAGTGCCTGTCGGGTTATTGTCGTGGTGGGGGCGTCGAAACGAACAAGCGGCAACCGACGATTTCTCGGGGGCAGGCAGTTTTTCTAAGTCAGGGCAGCGTTCCCGACGCGGCTTGCGCATTCCATTGCCGGTCACGTTGGCGATGCTGGTTTGGCTGTTTGCACTTTTTCAGTGCTGTTCGCTGCCTTGGTGGGCGTTGGATCTGATGTCGGCGGGCTCCGCAGAGGCGTGGAGGGGCATACCTGAGACGTTGGTCATGGAAGCAGGAGCGGCGAAGTTGGATGTCGCTGGCAACTTGGCTCAACGCAGCGGGGCATCGATCAGTGTTGCGCCGACATTCACTCGCAACGCCCTGTCCGTTCCCGCATTCTTTGGAATCGCATGTTGGTTGGGGGCGATGTGTGTGTCGCGACCGCGGTGCGTGAGGCTGGTGATCTTGGGGACTGCTCTGGCGGGAGGAGTTTTTTCGTTCTTTGGACTAGCCGATTCCTTGAGGCTGGCGAGGGACTCCGAGGTCGAGTTGCGGCAAAGGTTGATCATTTCTCCGGTCGGTGCGCACGATCCGTTCGGTCCCTTCGTCAACAACAACACCGGCGCGGGTTACCTCAACCTCTCCCTGGGATGTGCCTTGGGTGGGTTGGCCATGATCGCTGGTCGCACCGGTTGGTCGAGCGCTGGCAGAAAACGACGGCACTTGATTCAGTGGATCAATGATTGGCGAGCGGTCGCGGTCGTGCTATTGGTCACTTTGCTGGCTGCTGGGGTGCTGGGCAGTCAGTCGCGAGGCGGTGCGTTGGGGATGTTGGCCGGATTTGGGGTGCTGGGGCTGACCAAGTTGAAGCGGGGGGCCATTGTCAATCAAATCCTGCTGGGGACCGTCGTCGTCGCCGTTGCTTGGTTTTTACTCAGCGGGCTGGGGATCCAAGACCGTACGGAGCAGCGTCTGCAAACGTTGACCGATGGCAACGCACTGAACGATCCACGACTGCGTCACTGGCAGGACGGATTGCGTGCGGCATGGCATTACCTTTGGATGGGATCGGGGCTGGGGAGCTACCGATTTGCTTATCTGCCGTATCAGCAAAGCAGCGGTCATCCTTGGTTTGTCAATGCCGATGGGATGCACGTCGAATGGTTGGTCGAAGGCGGCGTTTGGCTTTGGGCTTTGCTGGTGACCGGCCTCGTCTCATTCATCCGAGTACTTCGCCGACAGATGTTGCCAAACGCGTTTGTGTCGCCTTCGCGCGCGACCGATGTCGCCGCACTGACGACGACGATGACATTCATTTTGCCTGCGACTTTGGTGACCCAAAGTTTTGACTTTGGGATCCTGCAGCCGCCGCTGCTGTTGACCGTTGCAGTGTTGTGCGGTGCGCTGGTGGGAATCGACGGTGAGGTTGGAGGAAGAATCAGTGAAGCGAGGAGCGAAGCTGGAGATGATGACGCGTTGGAAATGGGGACGGGGAATGATGCAGCTGAGTCGGTGCGAGGGGGATTCAGGCGAATCCGGCTACGGGAGGGGCGGGAATTCTGGCGAATCCCATTACGGGGTGCTTCTTGGTTGGTTGGCGCCGCAGCGTTGGTGGTGCTGTCGGTCGGTCTCTACTGGGCTGCGTTGGACTTGCGTGACAGCGCGGTCGTTCAGCGAGCGAGTTTGATGCACGATCGATACTTGAAGTACAACGCGAGCGATTTACCGGATTTTGAGGTAGCGATCGAGGATGTGCAGACGGTTTTGAGGCGGTCTCCGCGTCACTCGGAAGCTCACTTGGTGTTGGCGCAGTTGATGATTGCACAGCAGCGTCGTCTGGGCGCGATTTATTTGATCGAAACCGAGCAGGTTGCGGCAAAGGACGCGACGCGGTGGGTTTCTCCCAGGAATGTCCGACGCGCGTACCACCGGTTCGGTCAACCGACAGGAGTTGCCATCGAAAGCTTGATCTTGCCGACGCAGGATGTGAACGTTTGGTTGCAGGCGAGGGAGCATGCGATGGCGGCGTTGATGCTGTGTCCGCTGGACGATCGAGCGCGAATCATGTTGCTGGAGTTGGACATGGTGCATCCGCAAGCCAGTGCGTCCAGTCAAGTGTTGCTGGAGCAAGCAGCAACGCTACGGTGCCGCAATGCCGAGACACTGCGTCAGCTGGAACGGCTCGCCGCTGTCTATCCCGGCGGAGACACGATACAATGGATTCAAGACGTTCGCCGTCGGCTGGAGTCGGAGAAATGA
- a CDS encoding IS1380 family transposase, whose product MTKRNRKRAALKRLRRQAVEFDFDGGTLTSDAGLLLLREVDQRLGLIRRVDACIADPRDPIYTAHPQAEILTSRIFGIAAGYEDGNDHAHLRHDAAFQVAAGRTPAQNDYDSDEHVPLASPSTHSRFENRVDRKAMLAIHEEIVNTFLDSYEKPPEEITLDYDATDDPTHGNQDKNYFNGFYDGHCFLPLYVFCGYQLLVAYLRPSSFGAAHHARAVTKLLVQKIRSRWPETKIILRGDGGYSDERLMRWCDKNDVYYVFGLPKNNVLIRNIACEMTRARLEHLKFKSTRTLFKWFRYRTQETWDRHRWVLGKAEHGDKGANPRFVVTNLPSAQGIVEPTYHRPRVDGKQVRQILDPGTICSVAWNPKDFYRERYCQRCEMENRIKEQQMCLFADRTSCTDFMANQFRLILSSLAYVLVDGIRRLALQGTTHARMRVDTIRLRLFKIAARVRVTCRRVIFHLPTHCPSASLFNEVMARLCRSD is encoded by the coding sequence ATGACAAAGCGTAATCGAAAACGAGCTGCACTGAAACGCCTCCGTCGCCAAGCTGTCGAGTTTGATTTTGATGGCGGAACGCTCACGTCCGACGCCGGATTGCTACTGCTTCGCGAAGTCGATCAACGACTCGGCCTGATCCGCCGAGTCGACGCTTGTATTGCCGATCCACGCGATCCTATCTACACCGCACATCCGCAGGCCGAGATCCTGACCAGTCGTATCTTTGGAATTGCGGCAGGCTACGAGGACGGCAACGATCACGCCCACTTGCGGCATGATGCAGCCTTTCAAGTCGCTGCCGGACGCACGCCTGCACAGAATGACTATGACAGCGACGAACACGTTCCTTTGGCCAGTCCGTCAACGCATTCACGTTTCGAAAATCGTGTCGATCGCAAAGCGATGCTGGCTATCCACGAAGAAATCGTAAACACCTTTCTGGACAGCTACGAGAAACCGCCCGAAGAAATCACCTTGGACTATGATGCCACAGATGATCCGACGCACGGCAATCAAGACAAAAACTACTTCAATGGATTCTACGACGGCCACTGTTTTCTGCCGCTGTACGTGTTCTGTGGCTATCAGTTGCTCGTCGCCTACCTACGTCCCAGCAGTTTTGGCGCAGCCCATCACGCTCGCGCGGTGACCAAACTGCTGGTTCAAAAGATTCGTTCGCGATGGCCGGAGACGAAAATCATTTTACGTGGCGATGGCGGATATTCTGATGAAAGACTCATGCGTTGGTGCGATAAAAACGACGTCTACTATGTCTTCGGATTGCCCAAGAACAACGTCTTGATCCGCAATATTGCCTGCGAAATGACCCGTGCTCGACTTGAGCATTTGAAATTTAAATCCACGCGAACGCTTTTCAAATGGTTCCGTTATCGCACTCAGGAAACATGGGACCGTCATCGCTGGGTTCTCGGCAAGGCGGAGCACGGCGACAAGGGAGCCAACCCGCGTTTCGTCGTGACAAACCTGCCCAGTGCCCAAGGGATCGTCGAGCCGACTTATCATCGCCCTCGCGTGGACGGCAAACAGGTTCGACAAATCCTCGATCCTGGAACGATCTGCAGTGTTGCTTGGAACCCGAAGGATTTCTATCGAGAACGTTATTGTCAGCGTTGTGAAATGGAGAATCGGATCAAGGAACAACAGATGTGTTTGTTTGCCGATCGAACCAGCTGCACAGACTTCATGGCCAATCAGTTTCGTTTGATTCTGTCGTCGTTGGCGTATGTGTTGGTCGACGGAATCCGCCGGTTGGCACTTCAGGGCACTACACATGCTCGGATGCGTGTGGATACGATCCGCTTGCGTCTGTTCAAGATTGCCGCGCGAGTGCGCGTGACTTGTCGGCGAGTGATTTTTCACCTTCCGACTCACTGCCCTAGCGCGAGTCTCTTTAACGAAGTCATGGCGCGTCTTTGCCGAAGCGACTAA
- a CDS encoding exosortase/archaeosortase family protein → MANRKKRKKPPAVGREALESAKARSGSGATSGHSSSNAAVKSAAKRVGRPDTARPKSGPARLMPISELNLGTSFWVAVAAIVIATLFSFWPTLRWLEQQWRTEPDYSHGYLMIPLALIVLKMRWEWFPGVRSKVDWRGLSLIGLAILMRVVGRLAYMDFMDGWALVPMIAGIVWLLFGWPALRWAAPAIALLIMLVPLPYRAESLLSWKLQGVATSLSTIMLRILGQPAIAEGHTIWIGETRMMVEDACSGMRIFVGMFALAFFWCATVRRSWMDRVVILIAALPAAVLVNSLRITATSILYGYFPSSSARHMIHDISGYLMIVVGAVLLWGVKAYWENLYRPLVVVNPAERLSQPTAAN, encoded by the coding sequence TTGGCTAATCGAAAGAAACGCAAGAAACCGCCGGCGGTAGGTCGGGAGGCTCTGGAGTCCGCGAAAGCAAGAAGCGGTTCCGGCGCGACTTCAGGTCACTCCAGTAGCAACGCGGCTGTCAAATCGGCGGCGAAACGCGTCGGTCGACCTGACACGGCTCGCCCGAAATCTGGACCCGCGAGATTGATGCCCATCAGCGAGCTCAATCTCGGGACGTCATTCTGGGTCGCCGTTGCGGCGATTGTGATTGCAACACTGTTTTCCTTTTGGCCGACATTGCGTTGGCTGGAGCAACAGTGGCGAACGGAGCCGGATTACTCGCACGGCTACCTGATGATCCCGTTGGCATTGATCGTTCTCAAGATGCGGTGGGAATGGTTTCCTGGGGTACGATCCAAAGTCGACTGGCGAGGACTGTCGTTGATCGGATTGGCGATCCTGATGCGAGTGGTTGGTCGATTGGCTTACATGGATTTCATGGACGGCTGGGCATTGGTCCCAATGATCGCCGGGATCGTTTGGCTTCTGTTCGGTTGGCCAGCATTGCGATGGGCGGCGCCGGCGATCGCCCTGCTGATCATGTTGGTCCCGCTGCCCTATCGAGCCGAAAGCCTGCTGAGTTGGAAATTGCAGGGCGTCGCAACCTCACTCAGCACCATCATGCTGCGGATTCTTGGGCAGCCGGCGATCGCGGAAGGACACACGATCTGGATCGGCGAGACCCGCATGATGGTCGAGGACGCGTGCTCGGGGATGCGGATCTTTGTGGGCATGTTCGCCCTGGCATTCTTTTGGTGTGCCACGGTGCGACGCAGTTGGATGGATCGTGTCGTCATCCTGATCGCAGCTCTACCGGCTGCCGTGTTGGTCAACTCGCTCCGAATCACTGCCACAAGTATTTTGTACGGATACTTTCCATCGTCCAGTGCTCGTCACATGATTCACGACATCAGTGGTTATCTGATGATCGTCGTCGGTGCCGTGTTATTATGGGGCGTCAAGGCCTACTGGGAAAACCTGTACCGACCGTTGGTTGTCGTCAACCCGGCGGAACGCTTGAGTCAGCCGACGGCGGCAAACTGA
- a CDS encoding polysaccharide biosynthesis tyrosine autokinase — protein MESNTSTMHPNSTMNPGSGPRSNGVRTYEGLRRPDEKPNSGYEFDPRLIWVTIRRCWLWATPIGLALAALAAYGVYATFVPIYQATHLMEANQDFVVFRGVMPTSSNLAATEKQLITTDLVLDNVLTDPEIQATGHFVNMDDAKHSLRKNLGIGNAGTNSLLSISFKHPDPQTAALVCNKVTEAYLTQRDRLDSERVSNLESWLAPSIDLWKSEVQSHEKRVRELSKTALGFDPTQRVEGLENDLSILGSLRRDLANFIVEESVLEAKVAMHNAGIPDKTDIDVKLPELIIPEPTSAEIERFVSNDSTVKRHAARIAQQEAIVRSIEDRDMVRISRDYYNDLKSKIADTQKELDKAKEVARAKAADEIKSLATEVAQRERAAQIAQMQFSTKANMESNRKSEQEQLAALKAKRAIIQQEYDEEKARLEQHGGDAADLHFAQEDREIAVGILGQLNQRLAAIRTERRRGSGVHTLAAATVPTRPIEPMPTKNMAVAGAGAFAIPFLLGLLWEFRSQRICDAAALGSKDLAPVIGEVARIPTKVGVGKRQRVFEESIDTLRANLMLSKDTQGVRTIAIASSMSGEGKSSVASQLAISLAKACGKTVLLIDADLRSPDQHDIFGLEMGPGLAKVLSGEATFDEAVDRTLGDLVHVMPAGHMNMSPHRLLNASALRELLDDALAQYSYVVVDTAPVLAAGETLAVAAETDATLVCVMRDVSRTDTVVRSSRRLEAAGANVVGTVFSGVPYSNYAYRYGDYRYLSPKPRA, from the coding sequence GTGGAATCAAATACTTCTACGATGCACCCCAACTCGACAATGAATCCGGGCAGCGGGCCGCGTTCCAATGGAGTCAGGACCTATGAAGGTTTGCGACGTCCTGACGAGAAGCCCAACAGCGGATACGAGTTTGACCCGAGACTGATCTGGGTCACGATTCGCCGCTGCTGGTTGTGGGCGACGCCCATCGGCCTGGCTCTCGCCGCGCTCGCCGCCTACGGGGTGTATGCCACCTTTGTACCGATCTATCAAGCAACCCACTTGATGGAAGCCAACCAAGACTTCGTGGTCTTCCGTGGCGTCATGCCCACGTCATCAAACCTTGCCGCGACGGAAAAGCAACTCATCACGACCGACTTGGTTTTGGACAATGTGCTGACCGACCCAGAAATCCAGGCAACCGGTCACTTCGTGAACATGGATGACGCCAAGCATTCGCTGAGAAAGAACCTCGGCATAGGAAACGCGGGTACCAATTCGCTTCTGTCCATCAGCTTCAAACACCCCGATCCCCAGACGGCGGCTCTGGTCTGCAACAAGGTCACCGAGGCCTACCTGACGCAACGTGATCGGCTGGACAGCGAACGTGTGTCGAATCTCGAAAGTTGGCTTGCACCATCCATCGACCTCTGGAAAAGCGAAGTCCAATCGCATGAAAAGCGTGTTCGAGAACTGAGCAAAACGGCACTCGGATTCGATCCGACGCAGCGTGTAGAAGGCCTCGAGAACGACCTTTCGATCCTTGGAAGTCTTCGCCGCGACCTGGCAAATTTTATCGTGGAAGAATCCGTTCTTGAAGCCAAAGTTGCGATGCACAACGCCGGCATTCCCGACAAGACTGATATCGATGTCAAACTGCCAGAGTTGATTATCCCTGAACCGACGTCGGCCGAAATCGAAAGATTTGTTTCAAACGACTCCACTGTGAAACGGCATGCAGCTCGTATCGCACAACAGGAAGCAATCGTCCGCTCCATCGAAGATCGCGACATGGTTCGCATCAGCCGTGACTATTACAACGATTTGAAATCAAAGATCGCTGACACGCAGAAGGAACTTGACAAGGCCAAGGAAGTCGCCCGAGCAAAGGCAGCAGACGAAATCAAATCGCTTGCTACTGAAGTGGCACAGCGTGAACGCGCTGCCCAAATCGCACAGATGCAGTTTTCGACGAAGGCCAACATGGAGTCCAACCGCAAATCAGAACAAGAACAACTGGCGGCCCTGAAAGCCAAACGTGCGATTATCCAGCAAGAGTATGACGAGGAAAAGGCTCGCCTTGAGCAACATGGTGGTGACGCTGCCGATTTGCACTTTGCCCAAGAAGACCGTGAAATCGCCGTGGGCATTTTGGGGCAACTCAATCAACGCTTGGCCGCGATTCGCACCGAGCGTCGGCGTGGCAGCGGGGTTCACACACTGGCGGCAGCAACCGTTCCGACTCGCCCTATCGAGCCCATGCCGACCAAGAACATGGCGGTGGCCGGTGCCGGCGCATTCGCAATCCCGTTCCTGCTGGGACTGCTCTGGGAATTCCGATCTCAGCGAATCTGTGATGCCGCAGCCCTGGGCTCCAAAGACCTGGCGCCGGTGATCGGAGAAGTCGCTCGAATCCCCACCAAAGTCGGCGTCGGCAAACGACAACGAGTCTTTGAGGAAAGCATCGATACGCTACGTGCGAACCTGATGCTCTCCAAAGACACCCAAGGTGTCCGCACGATCGCGATCGCCAGCAGCATGTCCGGTGAAGGAAAAAGCAGTGTGGCGTCGCAACTCGCGATCTCGCTCGCCAAAGCCTGTGGCAAGACCGTCCTGTTGATCGATGCTGACCTGCGCAGCCCCGACCAACACGATATCTTTGGTTTGGAGATGGGCCCCGGATTGGCCAAGGTCCTGTCGGGTGAAGCCACATTCGATGAGGCGGTGGACCGCACACTGGGTGACCTGGTCCACGTGATGCCGGCCGGACACATGAACATGAGTCCCCACCGATTGCTCAACGCATCCGCATTGCGAGAATTGCTCGATGACGCGTTGGCACAATACAGCTACGTGGTCGTTGACACCGCTCCCGTTCTGGCGGCCGGAGAAACACTGGCGGTGGCTGCCGAAACAGACGCCACTCTGGTTTGCGTGATGCGAGATGTTAGTCGAACCGACACCGTGGTCCGCAGCAGCCGACGGTTGGAAGCAGCCGGTGCCAACGTCGTCGGCACAGTCTTCAGCGGTGTGCCATACAGCAACTATGCGTATCGCTACGGCGACTACCGCTACCTCTCCCCCAAGCCCCGCGCCTAG